The Dioscorea cayenensis subsp. rotundata cultivar TDr96_F1 chromosome 18, TDr96_F1_v2_PseudoChromosome.rev07_lg8_w22 25.fasta, whole genome shotgun sequence genome includes the window attacaatatatatatatatatatatatataccaacaaaaattaacatttaaaaaaataaaaatatattaatgtactatgtaaatactttctaaaaatttaatttattaagaaaataaaacaataaatgagtgtaattttattataaaaatataaaattaaagtattctaattaaataaaaaatataagaaaatttaaaacaaaataaaaactcaattgagacataagaattagtgaattagatttcttatttattttaacaaaatcaaccaataaacaaataaataaataaataacaccgagagaagtttgataattatatattaatatattaaatttgtaaatatttaaaaaatgtaaaaaaataaatgaccaaATTAGAAAAACTCTATCGTATATAAGGTcgttttatcaatttaaatatcaaatttgagtaggttttttataatataattatggatttaatattatatttgcttattattaattattataatattttttttatatttaattatcgattccggttcaaccccggttcgacccggttgaacccatcgACCCTGACCCACTGGCTGGCcagggtcattgcccgggccgggtctgacaaccttgggtTTAGCATTCAACAAAATATGACACCTTAAATCCCCAAAATCAGGATCAAGACTTGCCATGAATTAGAAAACTCAATCTTCTTAAGTTCATTTTTTAGAAACAACTGGATCAACAAAATGAGGTTGATAAACCTTTAGTTAGTTTCATAAGCTTTTTAAGATGTCcaattataaattaacaaaatatcttCTCTTAATAAAGGTGAGTAATTAATATCTAGTTGAATCTAAAAAATTCGCACAAAATTATTTTggttgccatatatatatataaatatagatatctCAAACAACTCCCTTTTCAAAGAAGACTCATaaggtttattcacttttatcaatatatatatatatatatatatataacttaagaATTTAGCCGGGTTACGCTCCATTAAGTTGAGAATGTATTTAAGACATAACGAActagccctttgacaactaagCCTCATACTCCAATGAATTAACATCAGAAGATGTTTCTTTGCTATTGATAAATTCCAATCtttattttcaaccaaaaacaataataactacCCTTAACCATGGaagataattaaatttgttaaaaaaaaaactaaacttttatttttgaaaagtgtTGACATCACCTTAAATAGTAGCACTGATCAGGTGACAATCACCTGCATTaacaatttatttgtattatgaTTCTCTTGGCCATCCATATTCCATAGcaaatctatacatactattaaagtagatatatAAAGTACTCTAAGAGTgatttaagaaataattttaatatttttattgtattaaatatgatattaataattaaaaattttaattatataataggcattgatttcatcatgggcattaaattggttttatattagATATTTAATAGGATGATCTAATGTAATGGAAATGGATGGTAatatgattggagagggttttaaaaaagatttttacattttttttttcatatatttaaagtggcaTAGATTTCATCATGGCCATTAaatcggttttatattaaatctttcatatttttttaagtttttggtttaaaaaatatttaaaaatatttatttggtattatactaaatattaaaaatgcaaaaaaaaaatataggagactaatagataatattattattatattaaataagatctCTTAATGAAAACAGATGATAAtctgattggagagggtttcaAGGAAgattttaaactcttttttaaagaattttcccCATTGCATTATGAACATATAAGATTTAATGGAATTGATTTACAATCGGCATTAAGTCAGTTTAATATTAAACATTCAATAACACGTACTCATGGAAACATATGGCCTttggaaattgaaaatctttgctaaatttatttgaaattattggtttagaaaagaataaataatatttatttggtataacataaaatatgacaaataaaaaaaatattgtgttattaataaaaaattacaattaaatgaataaaaattaacgacatttatttggtattacattaaattacaacataagctttattttttttttaattaccaatagtttcatatttattaaatgatacAGATTGGGGTTTATGGGCAGATGAATAGACAattgtagaagaagatgaaaaatctaaaataaatttaaaattttttgttatatttaaattttttatatatattacttatgatattaataattgaaaaactttaattacacttttttatttatgcaataattgtctataagacctttgaaattgaaaatatacaaCAGTTTTCATTGTAAGAGTTATTTTAATCTGCTCCTAGAGTGTTTGAaggaataaattttaattttttattatatttaaagttttatttatattacttatgatattaataatagaaaaactttaattgcacttttttatttatgcGATAAATGTCCATAAAACCTTTCAAATCCAAAGTACTTAACAGTTTCCAtaaagttgtttaattatattatttttataatttgcttCGAGAgtgtttcaaaaaataaatttaaatttttttattatacttaagtttctatttatattacttatgatattaataattaaaaaaaattaattgcacttatttacGAAGCCAGGGAGAATGCCTAGTAAACAATTAAGAGAGAAACACAAACAGAAATGTAGGAACATTGCCCtaataacataagaaaataaatgaaaaagaaacttTTAGATGAATAAACATAGTTTTTCATATTGATCTCATACAAAattaatacatgtatatatagcAGACTGGTTCTAGCTCTGGAGTCTATGGCAATCACATTAATTTGGCCTAAAACAATGCATATACAACTATGAAGACATTTACGCATAAATTATTCACATTTATCACCAAACAAAACTAGATAATAAAGAAGCAGCAATAATGGCATAGAcacaaattaagaaataatattCTCCCAGAAGTATCATAGACATATACAATTTTGGATAACAAATTCAggagttaattaaaaaatagcaaaaagaCCACATCCACTCATCAAAACACGTCGTCTTATCATGTTATGGACATATacaattttggataaaaaattcaatgtataacaatttttttttttaaatattgtagatTGTGTCATGCCCCGAACCCGACTCACCAGACTCGGTATGCCAACATACGGCCGCACATCTACAAGGCTGAGACCCAGTAGGcgtacaaggcctcaaaacccgatTTTCAAAGCGGTGAGCTATTAAACTTTTgaactgaaaaaaaattaaacaatagattatgagcttgactgCCCAATAAGTACCCACTAAACATATCGGGAttataaaagtttcaaaatttccaaagtcaaacaaaatataataaaatacaagtttatcagAATCTAATTCAGAAGtcaaattttttcaataaaacataactaATCAAAAAGTCAAGGATATATGTCCTACAAATAACTATTGTCAAAACAAAATGTCAaaggtcatatgtttaccctcggtgacccaagcCAGAATtgtcagaggccgttattcgtCACTGACTAAAAGCGGtggaaaactatagtttctatttcacagtcgacacggtcaatgtttaatccccaatgacagggttattgcaaagttagttggggactacaagttgctatgtcaaaatacgTTATGTCTAAACCTTTATCGGAACATAATACAGAAATTTGATGATCCcgttttcaaataaaaataattccaattcattTCCAAATCTCAATACTTACATATGaattgcaaattaaaaaaataagtaattcaaaatattaatctaaataataagtattattctcaaaaatttcagaaattcagaaaattagaattttcaagtatatacatgtaataggatttatatgtgggatacttacctgattaacggttaaatttcgaattttttCACCAATCGAGTATTTCTCAGGAAGTCCTAATTTGGGAAAAACCCAACAGAATTACAAgtaaataaattctaaaattcacacgaatgcaaaaaCATATTCAAACATTAACAAAACTACCAAGGTCAAGACTAATAACCAATTCTCTTACGAACCTTAAGATTGAAATCAGTATAGCTTTGCAAATTCACATCCACTCATTAGTGTAGTATTCGTTTTATAGTCAAATTCAGTAAATGTGAATGTGACGGACCACATCCACTTATCAAAACTATCGTATTGTTATATACATGCAGTACATGTGCGGACCACATCCACTCATCAAAATTATCCCTCTCATTATCGCATATAATAAATGTGGTAGGACCAtagatgatatattttttatataatcaataaaaataagaagaaaaataataataatcactcATCTGAAATGTCAGTCTCATTGCCAGATCCCACGCAAGGGTTAGAGTTTGTAATGTTTCCCCTTTACTTTTCACAGAGGGAAGGATATTTTGAGGGTAATTAAGAAGGTGGGTGCTAATTGGTATATGATCAACGATGTGAACTTAATTACTCTTTCATGAGATAAACTTTTAAGCATTTTAACTCTTGAGTAAAATTCACATCCGATAACCTCAGcattaatatataaacactacCTACCACCAATTAAGACAAGTAAAATATAAGttggtcaatttttttttaagccaaaaAAGTTCTCATCTTGAGTGTCAGTCTATAAATAGAGGCCAAAGGGAAAGGCAATGCACTCCAGTCTACTACACAATGGCTATCCCAAGAGCATTTGCTTCCTTCTCCCACGCCCTCACCCTGCTCCTTGTGGTGGCTCCTCTTTGCTCTATGGCCGACGACATACTTTACCCTGGTGAAGCACTCGGGCCAGGGCGATCCCTGATTAATGGGAACTACACTTTAGTTATGCAGACTGACTGCGACTTGGTTTTGTATAACGTTTGCGACCCCATCTGGTCCTCCAACACTAGTGGCATGGCCACAAACTGCTACCTCACTTTCGCGAGTAACGGCA containing:
- the LOC120282963 gene encoding mannose-specific lectin-like; this encodes MAIPRAFASFSHALTLLLVVAPLCSMADDILYPGEALGPGRSLINGNYTLVMQTDCDLVLYNVCDPIWSSNTSGMATNCYLTFASNGNLVIHSSEGNALWSNNKSGGQGNHVLVLHDDGNVVVYGRGRWDSRTNLPPFRFPSAYQTTNEAEAAGVAMVINK